The nucleotide window CCCCACACCTTGCTCCAAAAACATTACCTCTCCTTTGCATTTTCTAAGTCTCCCTGTCCACTGGCTCCTTCCTTTCAGCCTACAAATGGCCTCGAACTCCAAGTTAAAAATAGTCCCTCTGTCAATCCAGTTTCCCATTCCCTTAAGCtacctttccatttctcttcatcCCTTTACCACCATACTCCTTAAAGGAGTTGTTAACATTTCCCAATCCAAGTTGTATCAAGGACCCTCAGCTCTGGAACCTGGGCTGAGAGAGGTGGGAATAAGAAAGGAGCCAAGACCCAATCACTGTCTCCAAGGAGGAGAACCAATGGTTTTGGAGTCACTGGTATGCTGACTGCCTCCACTTCTGAACTTCAATCTTTACTCTTCAACTTTTCACAACTGGACAATGTTCCAATTCTTCCCTTTCTGTTAGAACTTCTTATAAAACCACCAGCTCTCAaggtctctcactggttctcatACTGTGCTTAAGCAAGCTATACCAGTGATCACTTCCTTTTAAGCATGCCCTTTCCTCAGCTAAAATTTCACTGAAGCCTCTAACCTAGTCCCACTGGGCTAATGATTTCACTCCCCCGATCAAAAACCTTTAATGTCTCCCTACTGTCTACAGCAAAAGTCTGAAGTGTTGAGCAACTCCCTTAAAGCCTTTCATGATCtggtctttttccttcttcacttttTTTCAAACAACCTATGCTCCAGTCATACAGAATAAATCACCACTTCCTGAACATGCCCTGTATTATCATTGTTTGCTCTATGGCTTATGCTTATCTCCATTATCTGGGAAGCAGAAGCATTTCTTCCACACTCTGCCTAGTAAGTAGTTAAATCCATCCTTCTAAGTCCACCTCTTCAGCCCTCCTATCAGAAATAATCTAAATTTCTCTTTACTCTCATAATTCCTTAAACTTCTGTTACAGCTAATGACATCATTTGACTTGTATTACAGTTATGTGTGCTTACATTTATCTCCCTGACCAGGCTGGGAGATAAATGtaagcacatttctttttttttttttttttttggccgtgtgcGCATGTGGGTTGTTAGCTagcgaggcatgtgagatcttagttccctgaccggaactgaacctgcaccctctgcgTTGGAAGcatggggtctttttttttggaagcgcggagtcttaaccactggactgccagcgaagtccctgtaaggttctttctttaaaaaaaaaaaacttctttttatacatttatttatttttggctgcattgggtcttcattgctgcacatgggctttctctagttgcggcgagtgagggctactgttcattgcggtgcactggcttctcattgcggtgcaccggcttattgcggtggcttttcttgttgaggtggcttttcttgttgccgagcatgggctctaggcgcttgggcttcagtagctgtggaacgcgggctcagtagttgtggctcgtgggcttagttgctccacgacatgtgggatcttcccgaaccagggctcaaacccgtgtcccctgcattggcaggtggattcttaaccactgtgccaccagggaagtcccttaccttcattctttttttttttaacatctttattgtagtataattgctttacaatggtgtgttagtttctgctttataacaaagtgaatcagctatacatatacatatatccccatatctcctccctcttgcgtctccctcccaccctccctatcccacctctctaggtgatcacaaagccctgagctgatctccctgtgctatgcgctgcttcccactagctatctattttacatttggtagtgtatatatgtccatgccactctctcactttgtcccagcttacccttccccctcccagtgtcctcaagtccattctctagtaggtctgtgtctttattcctgtcctgcccctaggttcttcatgaccatttttttctttttcttttttttttagattccatatatatgtgttagcatatggtatttgtttttctctttctgacttacttcactctgtatgacagactctaggtccatccacctctctacaaataactcaattttgtttctttttatggctgagtaatattccattgtatatatgtgccacatcttctttatctattcatctgtcgatggacacttaggtagcttccatgtcctggctattgtaaatagagctgcaatgaacattgtggtatatgactctttttgaattacggttttctcagggtatatgcccaggagtgggattgctgggtcgtatggtagttctatttttagttttttaaggaacctccatactgtcctccgtagtggctgtatcaacttacattcccaccaacagtgcaagagggttcccttttctccacaccctctccagaattttttttttcccagcatttcttgtttgtagatcttttgaggatggccattctgactggggtgagattagtatatgtgctgctgaagtgagCACTACCTTCATTCATAACGTGTTAGCAGCTATAAAGCACAGTGAGAGCGCTGCCTCTAGTGGTTCAATGATGTGCTGACACCTGCTGGTCATACCTAGTTCGGCAGCCCTGACCCCAGCACCTTCGTCTCTCTTAAGTATTAAGGGTGGGAACCCCCTTACCCAGCCAGACGCTGAAAGCGTATGCTCGTGGTAATGTCTCCCCACAGCGCCACCCACCCCTGGAGACTCCAGGGACACACTCCGACCTCCTGATCTCTAACTTGCCTCTGGTGTCTCCAGTCTAAGCTCAGTTCAATCTTCACAACTTTCCCCACggaccccccaccccagcaatcTGTACTTAACATTTTCCCCATTACCACAGACATAAGGAGAACAAGATCTCAAGGAACTGGGCAGCAAGGATAGAAAGAGGTAGACAACTTGGGAGCAGGAGATGTACAATTCCTCTTCCTCACCTCAAAGAATCAAGACTATTTCCTACAGAGTGCTATTCCTTTTGACCTTTTATTTCTAGGAGGCTGTCGGTGTCATAGACCTTCTTGGTGACAGTGTGATGAAGGGAGGTTGAGCACAGAGTAGGTAGGCGGGGCTTAGGGGTGGGGCCAGGCCAAAGGGCCTCTCACTTAGGAGCTTCTCCATTCTGTCAGCTCTCCCGGAACATCCAAGGCAAGACTGGCACCCAGGGCGCAGCAGGTGAGGGACCAGGCAATGACAGAAGGGTAGGCTTTAGGGGTGATGGTGGCAGAAGAGTCCTAGCTCTGTCAGCCTGAGCTTTCCATATTGTGAGACTCTCATTTGATAGAATTCTTGAGCCCCCAGTGGGGAGGTCCAGCTCAGTTCTTCCTGGGGCCAGGCAGCCTCAGTAAGACATGGTTTGgtttgggtgggggcagggctgagggaTGGCGGTGGATAAGGGTATGTGACAGACTACTGAGAGGTGCAAGGAGATCTTAGGAGACATGGAGGTAGATGTAGGGGCCAGCAGGAGAGCATGGCCAGAGGGCCACAGGGCAGGACTCAGACAAGAGAAAACAGGAGACTGAAACACGGAGATGGGGAGAGGACAGTGGACAAAACGTGAGATGGCAACGGGGGCAGTGGAGAGCTGGGTAGCAGGAAGGCCAAGGAGGAAGGAAGGCTCACATGGAGCAATCTCCTCTTCCGGATGTACAGCGTGGTCCAGAAAGCCCCAGGCAAAGCCGGGAGCAGAGCAAGGTTCCAGATTCCCACTGGACCGATTCAGCTGGGGGAGAACCACCCCTCCTCCCAGTTACCCATTTCCCCTGCTTCTTCAGACTCCTATTTCATTTGGGGGGAGAGGGCAAGGCTGCTCCTCACTGCGGTCAGAGCCACATCCTgcagagcaggggagggggaagtaaGACGCAAAACAAGCAGAACCACCACAGGCGAGGACCATGGGGAGAGCGCCCTGGATACTTGCAGCTGATGTGCCACCAGGAGGTCCTCAGCACAGTCCCAGCAGAGGACCTGAGAACTCTAGGACTGTCTTGAGGTGCTTGTTTTTCATGATTCCTCAGTGTGCTTCAACCTCATTGAGCGCATTCCAAGGGAAGGAGGCTTCTTTGGATTATATGGTTCAAAGCCCGCTTTTACCATTTGCTAATGACTTTAGCCAAGctgcttaatttttcttagtttcatttttctcGTTGCAAATTGGGGATACCTACCTTACAAAGGGTTGGGAAAACTGAGATAAAGcacttggcacataataggttctcaataaatgttcattattatttttgtcagGACTCCCAGGACCCCTATATTTCTCACGTCTTTAAAGGCAGTACAGCACACTAGCTGACATGggcttttggagtcagaaaaaCAGTTGTGtttgaccttgggtaaattatttAACGTAAGCTTCAGTTTGCTCAGCTGTAAAACAAGGATAGTAATACCTACACCTCATAGATGTACGGTACCCAGGCAGTGTCCAAAAATGGCAGCTGTGAGAACTATCTGCCAGGTAAGCTTTATCTTCTCCACTGTAATAGCAACAGCCTACTTCCCCTGAGGTCTTAACTTGCTGTGCGCTAGCGTCCGGTGTGCCCTCATTCCTCCAGCCAAAGCTATTACTGCTCCTCTGCTTTTAGAGATCATGATTTCCTACagtacaaaatgagaaaaaatggaaacaaagcacAGAGGACTGAGGGGGCCCAGGGGGAGAAAGATgacaaataaagatgaaaatgagaTAGAAaccaaagagacagaaaggggaAAAGCCATTTCTCTCTAAGGAAGCCTGTGGCCTTTCTTCTAGTGACGACCACATACCCTCCCATCTAACCCTTCCCTAGGAATCATGGAGTCCTTCAGTTCAAAGAGTCTGGTGCTGCAAGCAGAGAAGAAGCTGCTGAGTAAGATGGCAGGTCGATCTGTGGCTCATCTCTTCGTTGATGAGACGAGCAGCGAGGTGCTAGATGAGCTCTACCGTGTGtccaaagaatacacacacagCAGGCCCCAGGCCCAGCGGGTTATCAAGGACCTGATCAAGGTGGCCGTCAAGGTGGCCGTGCTGAACCGCAGTGGCTGCTTCAGCCCCAGCGAGCTGGCCTTGGCTACCCGCTTTCGCCAGAAGCTGCGGCAGGGCGCCATGACCGCACTCAGCTTCGGCGAGGTGGACTTCACCTTTGAGGCTGCTGTGCTGGCCGGCCTGCTGACCGAGTGCCGGGATGTGCTGCTGGAACTGGTGGAGCGCCACCTCACACCCAAGTCACATGGCCGCATCCGCCACGTGTTTGATCACTTCTCTGACCCAGGCCTGCTCACGGCCCTCTATGGGCCTGACTACACTCAGCACCTTGGCAAGATCTGTGATGGGCTCAGGAAGCTGCTGGATGAGGGGAAGCTCTGAGAACCCTGACCCTGGCACGTTCCTTCTTGGCAAAATGGCTgactgagaaaaaaagataatgggCTTTCTAACCCTGCTCATCTGCACTAATGCTTTTCAACCCTCAGGTTTCAGTCTTTCCCAAGAGTGCCTGTGACTCTGAGACCACCCCATGCCCAACTGCTGGTGGAGAAGAAGCAA belongs to Pseudorca crassidens isolate mPseCra1 chromosome 2, mPseCra1.hap1, whole genome shotgun sequence and includes:
- the TNFAIP8L2 gene encoding tumor necrosis factor alpha-induced protein 8-like protein 2 produces the protein MESFSSKSLVLQAEKKLLSKMAGRSVAHLFVDETSSEVLDELYRVSKEYTHSRPQAQRVIKDLIKVAVKVAVLNRSGCFSPSELALATRFRQKLRQGAMTALSFGEVDFTFEAAVLAGLLTECRDVLLELVERHLTPKSHGRIRHVFDHFSDPGLLTALYGPDYTQHLGKICDGLRKLLDEGKL